TATTCCCAACAAAGGCGACCTGATTCTTTTATTCATCAATTAGTGAAGCattgcattgattttttttttttttaaaaagtatatttACAAAGAGGTTTTAGCCAtgatttctctttaaaaaaaaattagtgaagcattgcattgatttaatcctgattaacttaaaaaatacaaaatattggtaataacatatcataaaaaatgatgatgcattttttttattgttacttatttagggaagatttaaaaaaaaaaaattggaagatGTTGGTAATTGAATGAGATTTCAGTAATTTAATGATTACTTGGTTGTGAACATTAAAAAAGATGTAGCTAATATCATTAATAATGAAGCTATcatacaaaaatttcaaaatatgaaaaactcatcgaatgaaattttaaaactttatgtatttgagctttttttttatgttaatatatttaagttttatttttattaaatttctatttaattaatttaaatttcttaatgaccaacttaaaaaaaaaatcccggAGCCACCACTGAATTGGGTTCCAATccattgtttatgttttttactCAAGTGATGATCATATATGTTATATTTGCAGACTTGCAAAAGACACATATCTCCTAACAAAAACTACCGCTATTTGTCTGCTCACTCCTCACCAGTTGCACTGTGCCcaaatatttcttaaaagtCTGTGTCTATTTGATGCCCAAACCTTGACAACTCGGTAGCCACATTATttagtataatttatttttggataaagtttGTAGCAGCTCAAACTCTCTGTATATGTATAATATCTAGgtaaaaatgcacttttggtccctacattttgggtcaattctcattttggtcccaaaattgatttcgttacaAATATCgtccctaaaaaagaaaattcgtTTTTAAAATAGTCCCTGCCGTCAACTCACTAACGGAAACTTCCTACATGGCAGACGGAATGACTTGTTTGCTGACGTGgcgattaaaatattattaaaaataattatttggcaattttaaaaataacacgtcagcattttaatattttaaacaatgccaCGTCAgacaatttatataaaaaagaaattaaattttaaaaaaccttaaatctaatttaattaaaaaaattataacttatcattattaattttcaaacattacagcttgttctttgttctttgtgttcttcccaatcaaacccagatacaaagaactcaaacccagattacatgaacacaaacccagcaaccactaactcaaacccagattacaTGAACACAAACCCAAGCAACCActaactcaaacccagatcacaACAACAAACGAAAATCACAAATAGAGATCAAACACAACGAAACCCGCATCACAACTCAAACAAAACCCGGATCACAtcccaaacaaaaatcaagatcCCAAAcgaaaatcaaaacccaaacaaaacccGCATCACAACTCAAACAAAACCCGCATCACAtcccaaacaaaaatcaagatcCCAAAcgaaaatcaaaacccaaacaaaacccagaacAAGAACAAACCTAGAACAAAtgcaaacccagaaaaatcaaacccatgagcccaaaaatatcatcaacaaaCCCACGCCCACCGATTAGTCAACAAACCCACGCCCACAAAGTCACCAAACCAAACCCACTACCACCATCGTTGatcaaaaagagagaggaagagggattcgggtttagagagagaaaagaagtcGGAGATTgacaaagaaagaagcaaaagaatgatacaaacacaaacaagcaAAAAACCCAGGCCGATCTCCTCTGCCTCTCGTACCGGACCTGGCACAGCTGCCTCACCGAAACCAGCGACTCGCTGATGTTCCAGTTCCTCCCGACCAATCTTCAATCCGCCACGATTGAGATCGTCCCTTACTTCGCCGGTAGCTTCGGGAACTCAAGCCGAATCAACTACGGCACCAGCCACGAGACCAACTTCGCGGCCTGGTTTGGGATTTTTTCAACCAACCCAATCTGAGAGCAAGTTGTCTCAGATCGAGTTACTTTTTTGGTTTatcttaaaagaaagaagaaaatgaaatagatacaaacacaaacacaaaaaggCCAACATAGAGCGTGAATAGTGTTAATttagtgtttgtttctaaaaatgttcaagaaaaattgaaataattgctctaacatttttttctcaatctttaaaactgtaaagttttttgtttttgcttttgttttttttttcaatttaaattgaaattttttttatcacactAACGTAAAtgctacataattttttttaataatatgttaTTGCCACGTCAGCACCACATCAGCAACCAGCTCAATCCGTCTGCCACGTAATAGGGTTCCGTTACTTAGATGACGGcagggactaaaatagaaacgatttttaaaaaatagggaCGACAATAGGAACGAAATCAATTTAgagaccaaaatgggaattgacccaaaatgtagggaccaaaagtgcatttttgccTAATATCTAATAATGTGCGTGTGTGGACTAATGTATCACTTAGCCGCAGCGATGGACATGGCTTGCTGAATTCATACGTCCTAAGTCTTAAATTACTGTTCCTAAGAATTCATTTCGTGTGCGCAAACAATAATAGAAAGTTGAGTGTTAAAACCACAGGTAGAATCATGTTTGCCCGCATAAACAGCTAACAGTTGAATGTGTTGCTGCTTCGTTTCCATCATCATGGTCTCCATCTTTTTTCTAAAGTTCACTCATATGgccttattttgttttgttttgttaaaattgcGTAAACATTTTGCTGATGTGATTTCGGGGTTGGATCTAGACGGTGATTATAATGGGATCGCCTGGGCAGTACACGTCTTTGTCTTCCAGAATCTGTTTGAACAGAGTTTACTATTAATAAGTTCCGTTGGAATGATCAAGCTCAACTGGCTACAATGTCCATCTAGAATTTATTTATATCGTTCCTTCTTTTTAGCATAAGTAAGCTTCCATGATTGGCTTCTTAGGTCCatttaaaacttttactatGTACATATTCCCcctattaatttatttaattctttGACAGTAAGAAATGCAGATTTTATTTGACTGATTCTTATGCGCAAAACTTGAAGACTCGGTAACCACATTATTTTAGAGAGTTTGTAGTAGTATCTCAAACTCACCGTATATGTATAATATCTGATAATATGCATGTGTGGAATAATGCATCACATTGGAATAGCGATGGATATGGCTTGCTTGCGCAAAcgaatataaaaattaaaaatatatataaaaacgtTGAATATCCATCAGTTGAATGCTGCTGCTTCGTTTCCATCATCGTGGTTGTCATCATTGTTATCGGCGTTGTAGTATACATATGCGATATCTACGCCCTAAAACCTTTAGGGAAAAACCAATATGGCTATCAACAAAGTACATGTTGATATTATGATTCTCCTATTGTGTGGTACGCTTCCACACCATTTCTTAATTTCATTTgaactctttctttcttttttctactttgtatttttgtttttatttttttgccttCTGATCTAAAGgtcattgattttcttttcttttttcctccctATAAATATCTTTTGATCTGTATATAGTGATAGTATACCACTACTACTGCCCTGTGTCATTTTAGTTGCACTAAAAGCAACTTTTAACACATGACCAAGATTTGTGCCTATTGGACGAATTACTTGTACATGGTgatcaagaactttgtaactCACTCATTACTTTCTGGTGTTTCTAATTGGGATTTGAGacattcaaaattcaattttttttttctcaataaccataaaaaattataacaataaaaataaaaaacaaaaaaaaaccataaatggTGGTTAAAAGCTATTGcttttaagataataataatgagtAATATCACagttataaactattttacaaattattaatgtgtCAAATTCTTACTAGTTCTAATATGGTCATTGCTataacatcacatttttatttaccaataattatttggaaaatatttaagtcatatatatcaataattttgtaaaaatattgtaaaacaATATGAGTGGGTTGAAttactttaataaaaataaaaaacctgtcCAGTTGAATTCAAAGAAAAACGTATTTTGCTCTGTCAATTGAGGGAAAAATCAATGGTCAATCTTTCAaacattctaattttttttttttattactatattgTTAGGTGCATTATTTATGGTGGAGTTCTCAATCCAAAAGTTGTGACTGCGCAAGCTCCTTGCCCAACGTCCGAATGCTTGTGCGTATTTAATATGACTTGTGGGCCAGACAATACGCCGGCGCCATATAATGGCTGCACTTGCTGCGACAACCCAGGCTGCACCATTAATCTGTGCGATAATACCTCACTTTACTGTCCTACAATTGAAGGGGTGGTCGATGTTCCAtgtaataaatttcaaattctctGTTTGCAAATAATGAGATTTATTTTGCAACAGACTTAATAATTGtcataatagtaaaataaaataaataactatgaGCATTGCTCTGCTCAATGTATTCTCTCCATGATTAGAACCTATCGGTTCTAATACCTCCATCCCCACTTATTgtgtttgaaataaataaaaaaaagtatgagaaTTCATTGTCTCTCACCAATGTACAATTGTGTTTTTTTCATTAATTCAGCTTAAGACCTAGATCAAATTAACAAATTGTTTCTTCTCATTAATTCTAGTTCATCTCCTATGCGAGTGACCTAAGTTTGATCTCCTGGcaatgagaaattattaggtccatGAGAATACTATTGAAGTGGTTCTCCCAATAAACAAAACGCTATACTTTATGCGAGTGTGACatcactttatattttttattttatatgtctTGTGATGATTAGAAACATGATTcacacatttgcataaataacaCTATTTCATTCGTTAGGAATACCATTTCAACATTACTTctgtggacttaataatttaTTCCCAGCAAAGGTAACCTGATTCTTTTATTCATCAATTAGTGAAGCAttgcattgatttttttaaaaaaaaagtatatttacAAAGAGGTTTAGCCATgatttctctaaaaaaagaaattagtgaagcattgcattgatttaatcctgattaacttaaaaaatacaaaatagtggtaataatatatcataaaaaacaatgatgcattttttttttatattgttacttatttagggaagattttattttttattttttaaaaactggaAGATGCTGGTAATTGAATGAGATCTCAGTGGTTTAATGATTACTTGGCTGTGAACTTTGAAAAAGATGTAGCTAATATCATTAATGATAAAGCTATcatacaaaaatttcaaaatatgaaaaactcatcgaatgaaattttaaaactttatgtatttgagctttttttatgctaatatatttaagttttatttttattaaatttctgtttaatttaaatttcttaatgaccaacttaaaaaaaaaaaaaaaaaatcccggAACCACCACTGAATTGGGTTCCAATccattatatatgttttttactCAAGTGATGTTCATATATGTTATATTTGCAGCCTTCCCAAAGACATATATCTCCTAACACAAACTACCGCTATTTGTCTGCTCACTCCTCACCGGTTGCTTTGTgcccaaatattttttaaaagtctgTGTCTATCTGATGCCCAAAATTTGACAACTCGGTAACCACATTATTttagtataatttatttttggataaacttTGTAGCATCTCAAACTCTCTGTATATGTATAATATCTAATAATGTGCGTGTGTGGACTAATGTATCACTTAGCCGCAGCGATGGACATGGCTTGCTGAATTCATACGTCCTAAGTCTTAAATTACTGTTCCTAAGAATTCATTTCGTGTGCGCAAACAATAATAGAAAGTTGAATGTTAAAACCACAGGTAGAATCATGTTCGCGCACGTAAACAGCTGACAGTTGAATGTGTTGCTGCTTCATTTCCATCATCATGGTCGTCATCATTGTTATCAGCGTTGTAGTATAAGTATGCGATATCTACACCCTAAAACCTATAGGGAAAAACCAATATGGCCATCAACCAAGTTCATTTTAATGTTATGATCCTCCTACTGTGTGGTACGCTTCCacaccattcttcttttttattttaactctttctttcttttcttaaaaagtgCCTTCTGATTCAAAGGccattgatttatttatttatgtttagtCCACttgtttttggtaattttatacTACAACTGTCTTATGACATTTTATTAGTTTCACTAAAAGCAACTTTAACGGAACCCCGATTTGTGCGTGTTGAACgaattattgatattttttaatttcttacaGCTGCCTATTTGTATATAGTGGTCAAACGTCTTGTAACTCAACTGATATTTATTGGTATTTTCAATTGAGATATTTAGAGTACAAACTCTCTcccattataattattaaatttaaaaaaaaataaataaataaaaaatctgtttAGTAAAAATAGAGACCAAAATATATTGTCAGTTGTTATTCAATCATTCATagattctgatttttttttactaccaTATATTGTTAGGTGCATTTATGGTGGGAGTTCTCAATCCAAAAGTTGTGACTGCGCAAGCTCCTTGCCCAACGTCAGAATGCTTGTGCGTATTTAATATGACTTGTGGGCCAGACAATACGCCGACGCCATATAATGGCTGCACTTGCTGCGACAACCCAGGCTGCACCATTAATCTGTGCGATAATACCTCACTTTACTGTCCTACAAATTGAAGGGGTGGTCGATGCTCCATGTAATACATTTCAAATTCTCTGTTTGCAAATAATGAGATTTATTTTGCAACAGACTTAATAATTGtcataatagtaaaataaaaataaataactatgaCTCTATGAGCATTAATCTGCTCAATGTATTCTCTCCATGATTGGAACCTATAGGCTCCAATTCCTTCATCCCCACTTATTgtgtttgaaataaataaaaagactgAAAATTCATTGTCTCCCACTAATGTGCAGTTGTGCTCTTTTTATTAATTCAGCTTTAGACCTAgatcaaattaacaaattttttcttctcatttatTCTAGTTTGTCTCCCATGGGAGTGACCTAGGTTTGATCCTCGGcaatgagaaattattaggtcaaCGGGAGGATTGTTGAAGTAGTCCTCCCAATCAATGAAACACTATTTTTCATGCAAGTGTGATATCacctaatattttatattttatatttcttgtgatGATTAGGAACATGATTCACACATTTGCATAAGTGACACTATTTCATTAGTTGGGAAGACCATTTCAACATTACTCTTGTGGGCTTAAAAATTTATCCCCTGCAATGGTGAcctaattcttttatttattaaaattaattcgTATCCTTAAAATCTAGCTCAAATAAGCaaattgtgtgttttttttaattaactaatttgcctctttaaaatataactcaaataagtgaagaaaaatCCTTGTGCAATGTGACTAGCTCAAATAAGcaaattgtattatttttactaatttggCTCCTTAAAATTTAgatcaaataagaaaattatgcTCAAAATCTAGTGACAATTACAAAGAATGCAAAACCAAtgtatgtcttcttcttttttttcttctttttttcctttctttcttgtttttatttatttattaattataattataattatcatTGGAGAGAAGGGACATTACATTATATCTTCCAAAATGCAATTTGATCAAATTTTTACActtaatcaattttaaattaattcttgttagaatcaatcaaaattaaatgtttaaaattgGACATGATCATGGTCCATTGTGTTTGCGCATCATGACTGTGGAAAATTgttttgatgataacttttgaTTGGGTGGTTTGATCGAGGCCTGTGACATATTGTTGTAATCTTTAGAAGttaagatttgttttgtgtCACAAATTTAAAGATCTAACTATTGAAATTATGATTATGCTCTTAGCgcaaaattattgttttgcCCTTAATATCAGTTAAATGTTAGTTGTAAAATAGGGTGTTTATAAAGTTTTTGATTTGTGGATTGATTAAGTGAGTTTTTGATTTGTGGGATTGAAACTGATTGCCCTACACTGTCCCAAAGGAGAAAAATTGCACCACTGCAAGTCATAAGTTTGATTTTAGGCAGTCTATAACAATGTTGGTTATGGGAAAATCAACCCTATTAGTTCGATGAAAAATTTGGGTAAAAACCAAACCAGCCAAACTATGCACACACCTAGTAGATagaaatcttttttgttttttttttaatgaaatatttcataaattaaGTTATAATATGAGAAGTCACATATATAACTATTACATTTATACAAACCCagcataattttataaaatgtttgcGGTAAGTGtcattttgtaaaatttcaaaattggttgctattatttataaaataaaataaataaaaaatttcttcaccTCACGTTAGGGACTGAGATGTGAGTGGATTTGGCTGATGTAGGTCACCATGCCATGACCAACTAGCATCGACGAAATCATTTAGCACAAAGACCTCAAACAATGAAACATGATGAATAGAAAAGTCCTAcattatttttgggtaaattataaAATCCTCTCTCGAGGTTTTAGATAACACGTTGCCTCAAAAATATAAGGGAAATGACACTCTAATTCCTTGATGTTTGAAGCAATCAACACATTAACTctttaattattaattgtttttttacaagatagaatttttactctaacctaatttaagtatatatgtgtatgaagctctttcctgaagacttgaatcccgacccttgcctcccacaccctacaaacacttatacttgtggagtgaccatcgcaccaagggtgtgcggtggtaattATTAACAGTTTTAGAATattataaaatctgaaaagattTATTTGACTTAACTCGAACTATAGTTAGTGAAAGTTTTTGAGTTAAATATTGTTGGAATATTCATGTGTAATCGATGAGTTGGCTTAGTCAAGAAATCTTGTATTTGGATACTAATGACAAGaataagtaattaatataatataattaagtttTAGTCCATTGCTTAATTTTGTGACTCAAGTGGTGTTCATATATGTTATATTTGCAGCCTTCCTAAAGAGATATCTCCTAACAAAAACTACCGCCATTTGTCTACTTACTCCTCACTAGTGGCTCTGTGCCCCAATATATCTTAAAAGGGATTAGGATCCAATGCAATACCTAGGGTATTACACAGGATGCAATTCACCTTATTTGtctcacaacttttttttttactttttactttttcaacttttactttttacttcttataaaattttttttttttaaattaatggttgagattgaaagttgcttTTTGCAACTATCAATCTCAGCTATTAAAAGCAATTGCATTAGGTGCAACACTCTATGTATTGCACCTTATCTCCATCCTCTTAAAAGTTTGAGTCTATCTCGTGCCCAGAACTTGACAACTCGGTAACcacattattttataattttattttttggataaagtttgTAGCATCTCAAACTCTCTGTATATGTATAATATCTAATAATGTACATGCAAGTGTGGACTAATGTATCACGTAGCCACAACGATGGACATGGCttgctgagagagagagagagagagagtgtttgaCTTTTGAGGTGGGttgttgaaataataaaaaaaaaaatgtataaaatgattatttaaaaaaaagaagtgaataATAGATAATATGATGTATGTGAGAATTTGCAGAAGAAAACTCTGATTGCATTAATTAGAAAATGATTGTACAAGAGCTTGATATTTGCCTTAAATTGAGTCTGTACCATTTtgtgaaaagaaattaaatgagCTCTAGCATTAGATTTAGCTCTCAACAGGTATATCCAAGTACATCTAGTTGCATCATCaagaatagagagaaaatatttgaaacCATCATGAGTAGGCATTGAGTAAGGCCCCCATATATCAACATGAACAAGATCAAAAGGTGAACCAAAGAAATTGTTATTAAAAGGAAAGGGTAATCTTTTCTGTTTTGCCATTGGACATATATTGCAAATATCAGTACAAGTGTCAAAGTAAACAAATAGACTATCTTGTAAAGATACTAGCTTATTTAAGGAAGGATGACCTAACCTAAAGTGCTAAATTCTAGGCATGCTACATACAGCATTgacaaaataagaagaagaaccaAGCTTGTGCTTGATGAGATGATCTGACAAAGAAGAAGGACTAACACAATCTGGTCTTTGCAGCAAGTAGAGTCCATGATGTACTTCACCTATTCCAATCGTCTTCCAAGATAAAAGGTCCAGAATGAAACaaaattgagaaagaaaaacaaggcAATATGGCAATTTTTGAGTAAGTTTGCTTATGGACAAcaaattaaaagagaaagaagggaCACAAAGTACATTATCTAGGATCAAAGTACTAGAAAGTTGGATTAATTGTGTCAATGTGAGTAACTTGAGCACTTTCTTGATTATGTAATTCAACAATGGAATGGATTATACTAGTTATGGTGGTGAGTAAAGTAGCAGAATAGATTATATGGACAGTGGCACCTGTATCTAAAACCCAAGTGTTGCAACTATAAGCATTCCTATTTACTACCTTAGTtgcaaaaacaaaatgtttcaAGCTGCAAGATTTACCTACAATTGGAGTAGTGATTGAAACATTGTAGCCATTGCTGGTTGAGTAGTTTTTGGTGTTGCATTGCTCCCTTGAGCCTGAAAACCAACGCCTGGAGACCCAATTAAAGCCAATAGTCTTTGATACTAATATGGAGTAAATGGAAAAGTTTGTGGAGGATTAGGTTGTTGCATAGGCATAAGGTTTGACTCCACACCACCAAGAACAGCTCCAAACTCAGGCCTACAACTTGATTAGCCTTTGGAGTCTTTCCATTGGCCTTGTATCCAAGAGGATACCCATGGAGCATGTAGCATTTTTCCATGGTATGCCCTGTGATTCCACAAGGATTGCATATAGGTTTGTCCTTGCCTTTACTCTTGCTGCCTTTCCCTATTGGACCACTTCCATAGGCATTTCCATAAGCAAGATTGGCAGATCCTGCAGTTGATTAAGCTGCCAAAGCAGTGGATTCAACATAAGCCCCAGCTGAGTGGCCAATGGACCTTTGACTCTCATTTTGGATCAACAAAGAATACACTTTGTTGATTGAAATCAAAGGATCAATCAGAAGTATTTGTCCTTGAATCTGACTATATGATTTATTCAGTCCCATCAAAAATGGCGTCATAGAATCTTGCAATTGGTACTGAGTTAGCTTCTCATTGATTGAGCACTGGCAAGAACCATAGGTGCAACAATACAAAGCTCTATAATTCTCAATCTCATCCCATAGAACATTCAGTTGAATGAAATGATCTGTGATAAAGAGCTCTCCTTGTGCAATTGTTGCAAGTTGTTTTTGAAGTTGGAAGAGTCTTGGTCCATTTTTCTGGGAATATTGATTCTTCAAATATGTCCACACCTCCAAAGTAGTGTTCTTGTAAACAACACTTGGAAGAATTTTGGGAGAAACACAATTGAGAATCCTAGAAACCACCATATTATTGCACTTAGTCCAAGCTTGAACAAGCAAAGGATTCTTTGCCATGGATGGAGTCAAAAAGAGACTGCCATCAATGAATCCTGATTTGCTTTTTGCTCATAAAGCTCTTTGCATTGACTTTGCCCAACTTGGGTAATTGTCGTTGACTAGAGGCTGAGCAACAAGAATCGTGCCTAGATTCTCTCCATAGTGCAAAAAGAATGGGTGTGACTCATCAACGGTTGTGACAGATTGTGCTAGATTCGCCATTGAAGGACcttggaaggaaaagaaaactcTGATtgcattaattagaaaaaatgattgTACAAGAGCTATTTTATACAAGAGCTGAAGCAAAAACAAACTCTTAAGGGCATTCTTATCAAgcattctaaaaaatttagcatttaccgTCTCAAAACctaattttataacatataacacatCACTTTACAATGCAACttat
This genomic stretch from Castanea sativa cultivar Marrone di Chiusa Pesio chromosome 1, ASM4071231v1 harbors:
- the LOC142623593 gene encoding uncharacterized protein LOC142623593 — encoded protein: MAKNPLLVQAWTKCNNMVVSRILNCVSPKILPSVVYKNTTLEVWTYLKNQYSQKNGPRLFQLQKQLATIAQGELFITDHFIQLNVLWDEIENYRALYCCTYGSCQCSINEKLTQYQLQDSMTPFLMGLNKSYSQIQGQILLIDPLISINKVYSLLIQNESQRSIGHSAGAYVESTALAA